One Patescibacteria group bacterium DNA window includes the following coding sequences:
- a CDS encoding VanW family protein, which translates to MPEIINGKINEDKLRWLLTIAIIFFILLALAASGLFIFDKIYQNKIYPNIFIGPLNLSGKTGEEAKEIINLEINKISQTGVIFSYKDNRTTIMPVIASADGDLAIQIINFNADTTAKTALNYGRRGNLFTNLEKKISLLINKKQLPLETSINQAQAEKILENAFAKTFQPAEDAKLAVKKTLAADAYEFTVLDEKLGKTIDYKEAIGQMLNNLSNLNSQEIKLSTITEYPKILAKDSLNIASKAKTVLAAAPLTLIYGDNKWVIEEDQLAGLLALKLNNSAADKVGVGLDRIKAGAYLQEKIASQIDRKPIEAKFEINNGKVSEFQNGQDGLALNLEATLLKIENEILTSSQIELVVEAQPVLVNAGNINNFGVKEIIGVGTSNFAGSPANRRHNIKVGAAAVNGTLIKPGEEFSLIKTLGEITGSTGYLPELVIKEGKTIPEYGGGLCQIGTTVFRSVINSGLPVTMRRNHSYRVGYYEPAGTDATIYDPWPDFRFINDTPAYILIQEKISGDNISFEFWGTRDGRAATNTKPVIYNIVKPGPAKIIETTDLKPGEKKCTEHAHNGADAYFDYEVVYANGEIKKNRFSSHYVPWREVCLLGVAELTAPPETATSTPPAEAN; encoded by the coding sequence GAAGACAAACTGCGATGGTTGCTTACGATAGCAATCATTTTTTTTATTTTACTGGCTTTAGCCGCGTCCGGACTATTTATATTTGATAAAATTTATCAAAATAAAATTTACCCCAATATTTTCATAGGCCCTTTAAATTTAAGCGGCAAAACTGGCGAAGAGGCTAAAGAAATAATAAATTTGGAAATTAATAAAATCAGCCAGACTGGCGTTATTTTTTCCTATAAAGACAACCGGACGACCATAATGCCGGTTATCGCTTCGGCCGACGGCGATTTAGCCATCCAAATTATTAATTTTAACGCGGATACTACGGCTAAAACAGCTTTAAATTACGGCCGGCGCGGCAATTTGTTTACAAATTTAGAAAAAAAAATATCCCTATTAATCAATAAAAAACAATTACCGCTGGAAACATCCATTAATCAAGCCCAAGCGGAAAAAATATTAGAAAATGCCTTTGCTAAAACTTTTCAACCGGCCGAAGACGCTAAGCTGGCGGTAAAAAAAACACTAGCCGCCGATGCTTACGAATTTACCGTGCTTGATGAAAAATTAGGCAAAACCATAGATTATAAAGAAGCCATCGGACAAATGCTGAATAACTTATCAAACCTTAACAGCCAAGAAATAAAACTTTCCACTATAACCGAGTACCCGAAAATTCTAGCCAAAGATTCATTAAACATAGCCAGTAAAGCCAAAACTGTTTTAGCCGCCGCGCCCCTAACCTTAATCTACGGCGATAATAAATGGGTCATTGAAGAAGATCAGCTAGCCGGGCTCTTGGCGTTAAAGCTAAATAATTCAGCGGCCGATAAAGTCGGCGTTGGCTTGGATAGAATTAAAGCCGGCGCTTATTTGCAAGAAAAAATTGCCTCGCAAATAGACCGAAAGCCAATTGAAGCAAAATTTGAAATCAATAATGGCAAAGTCAGCGAATTCCAAAACGGCCAGGACGGCTTAGCGCTTAATTTAGAAGCCACTTTGTTAAAAATCGAAAATGAAATATTAACTTCAAGCCAAATTGAACTGGTGGTTGAAGCCCAGCCGGTTTTAGTTAACGCCGGCAATATAAATAATTTTGGCGTTAAAGAAATAATCGGCGTTGGCACTTCAAATTTTGCCGGTTCGCCGGCGAACCGCCGCCACAATATTAAAGTCGGCGCCGCCGCGGTTAACGGCACACTGATAAAACCGGGCGAAGAATTTTCTTTAATAAAAACTTTGGGCGAAATCACCGGCTCGACCGGCTATCTGCCTGAATTAGTCATTAAAGAAGGCAAAACCATACCTGAATACGGCGGCGGCTTATGCCAAATCGGCACAACAGTCTTTAGGTCGGTTATTAATAGCGGTCTGCCCGTAACCATGAGGCGCAACCATTCTTACCGCGTCGGCTATTATGAACCGGCCGGCACTGATGCCACGATTTACGATCCTTGGCCTGATTTTCGTTTTATTAACGACACTCCGGCTTATATCTTAATCCAAGAGAAAATCTCCGGCGATAACATCTCGTTTGAATTTTGGGGCACGCGCGACGGCCGCGCAGCGACAAACACCAAACCCGTAATTTATAATATTGTAAAGCCGGGGCCGGCTAAAATTATTGAAACCACGGATTTAAAGCCAGGCGAAAAAAAATGCACCGAACACGCCCATAACGGAGCCGATGCCTACTTTGATTATGAAGTGGTTTACGCAAACGGCGAAATTAAAAAAAATAGATTTTCTTCTCATTACGTGCCTTGGCGGGAAGTCTGCCTTTTAGGCGTAGCTGAATTAACCGCGCCGCCGGAAACCGCGACTTCCACTCCGCCGGCCGAGGCCAACTAA